The sequence TGTCATGAAGCGTCACAACTTCAAGGGCCTCGGTGCCGGTCACGGCGTCCAGCGCAAGCACCGCTCCCCCGGTTCGATCGGTGGCTGCGCCACCCCTGGGCGTGTCTTCAAGGGCATGCGCATGGCCGGTCGGATGGGTAACGAGCGCGTCACCACCCAGAACCTGACCATCCACGCGGTCGACGCGGAGAAGGGTCTGCTGCTCATCAAGGGCGCGGTCCCCGGTCCGAACGGCGGCCTCGTCCTGGTCCGTACCGCGGCCAAGGGGGCTTGAGGTAATGAGCACCATTGACATCCTTTCGCCGGCAGGCGACAAGGCCGGTACCGTCGAGCTCCCCGCGGAGATCTTCGACGCCAAGACCAGCGTCCCGCTGATCCACCAGGTCGTCGTCGCACAGCTGGCAGCCGCCCGTCAGGGCACGCACAAGACCAAGACCCGTGGCGAGGTCCGCGGTGGTGGGCGCAAGCCGTACCGCCAGAAGGGCACCGGCCGCGCGCGCCAGGGCTCGACCCGTGCGCCGCAGTTCGTCGGCGGTGGCGTCGTCCACGGCCCGCAGCCGCGTGACTACTCGCAGCGCACCCCGAAGAAGATGAAGGCCGCCGCCCTGCGCGGTGCCCTCTCCGACCGGGCGCGTCACTCCCGCATCCACGTCGTCACCGGCGTGGTCGAGGGTGGAGTCTCCACGAAGGCCGCCAAGTCGCTGTTCGGCAAGATCTCGGAGCGCAAGAACGTGCTCCTGGTCGTCGACCGCAACGACGAGGCCGCGTGGCTCTCCGCACGCAACCTGCCCCAGGTGCACATCCTGGAGCCGGGCCAGCTGAACACGTACGACGTGATCGTCTCTGACGACGTGGTCTTCACCCAGGCCGCCTTCGAGTCCTTCGTGTCTGGCCCCCAGACCGCTGAGACCGAAGGGAGCGACGCCTGATGAGCGAGGCGACCGTTACCAGCAAGACCTACTCCGACCCGCGCGACGTTCTCGTCAAGCCGGTTGTCTCGGAGAAGAGCTAC comes from Streptomyces sp. Mut1 and encodes:
- the rplD gene encoding 50S ribosomal protein L4, with product MSTIDILSPAGDKAGTVELPAEIFDAKTSVPLIHQVVVAQLAAARQGTHKTKTRGEVRGGGRKPYRQKGTGRARQGSTRAPQFVGGGVVHGPQPRDYSQRTPKKMKAAALRGALSDRARHSRIHVVTGVVEGGVSTKAAKSLFGKISERKNVLLVVDRNDEAAWLSARNLPQVHILEPGQLNTYDVIVSDDVVFTQAAFESFVSGPQTAETEGSDA